Below is a window of Solanum stenotomum isolate F172 unplaced genomic scaffold, ASM1918654v1 scaffold18587, whole genome shotgun sequence DNA.
aggaggaggaggaataAGGAGACCGTTATGGGTATCTGTGCTGATTCTGTTCACTGTAATTGCTCTGTTTAGTCTACATATCAATAGAGAATATTCAATTTTCTCGATCCCTTTGGATTTCATTTCGGGTCGGGTAGGAGTAGTATCGGGTTATCAACAGAAGAGCTGCTCTGATTTCTTCAAACAGGTACCAGCGAGGAAGGTGGTGAAATCGATCAGGGATTTCGGTGGAATTGGGGATGGAAAAACCTCAAATACAAAGGCGTTTCAACGGGCCATGGAGTTTATGGTCCGTTTCACGGAGAGTGGTGGGTCCCAGCTTGTTGTTCCTAAAGGTCGATGGCTTACTGGTAGTTTCAATCTCACTAGCAATTTCACGCTCTTCCTCGAATATGGCGCTGTTATCCTCGGTTCTCAGGTGATCCATTAccttcataatttattttaattttaaattgggCATAGCCAC
It encodes the following:
- the LOC125850691 gene encoding probable polygalacturonase, whose translation is MSTCRDIMEEQTPILILNLNRIKGGGGGIRRPLWVSVLILFTVIALFSLHINREYSIFSIPLDFISGRVGVVSGYQQKSCSDFFKQVPARKVVKSIRDFGGIGDGKTSNTKAFQRAMEFMVRFTESGGSQLVVPKGRWLTGSFNLTSNFTLFLEYGAVILGSQDPNEWPIIDALPSYGRGRERLGARHISLIHGNGLTNVVITGENGTVDGQGKMWWDLWWNRTLVHTRGHLVELINSQNILIQNLTLMNSPFWTIHPIYCRFLLS